One genomic region from Paroceanicella profunda encodes:
- a CDS encoding MATE family efflux transporter, translating into MQPADIPYRAPDPVPRFLPRLLQHWGALFRLAWPVMLARAGIFTLSLADIVMVGRYDTAALAHLSMGYAVFFPVMITGVGAMTGIVAETARHAGAGDGQAGAATWRRGIAWALSVGLVCTVLALFSETWLRLIGQAPDLAIGGGSAARWLAPGAVLQILFVASSFYLEGRSKPLPGLVLMGCANLVNIAGNLLLIDGAAGLPAMGAEGAALASTAARAVMAIGIIAYILRLREVRALPRSGFWGPGGWAAGRAIRIIGVSSGAAFFFETMAFAGLNQVAGLISPAALAAYTIAHQVEATVFMIALGLSVATAVRVGTARGAGDIAEARFAGWSGLSATAGTIALCAVFVVWKAPLLGAIFTSDPALLARLSPLFAILAISLVFDGGQVVAGQCNRALGDSWGTTLRFFIGFWLVMLPLGIVLGLHTPMGEQGLFLATALGCCTAMVLLSLRFHVLLRRLETRP; encoded by the coding sequence ATGCAGCCCGCCGACATCCCCTATCGCGCGCCGGACCCCGTTCCGCGCTTCCTGCCCCGGCTTCTTCAGCACTGGGGGGCGCTGTTCCGCCTTGCCTGGCCGGTGATGCTGGCGCGCGCGGGCATCTTCACGCTGTCGCTGGCCGATATCGTGATGGTCGGCCGGTATGACACGGCGGCGCTGGCGCATCTCTCCATGGGCTACGCGGTGTTCTTTCCGGTCATGATCACCGGCGTGGGCGCGATGACCGGCATCGTGGCCGAAACCGCCCGGCATGCCGGTGCGGGAGACGGGCAGGCCGGGGCCGCCACCTGGCGGCGCGGCATTGCCTGGGCGCTCAGCGTGGGGCTGGTCTGCACGGTGCTGGCGCTGTTTTCCGAAACCTGGCTCAGGCTGATCGGGCAGGCGCCGGACCTCGCCATCGGCGGCGGCAGCGCGGCGCGCTGGCTGGCACCGGGTGCGGTGCTGCAGATCCTGTTCGTCGCCTCCAGCTTCTACCTGGAAGGGCGCTCGAAGCCCCTGCCCGGCCTGGTGCTGATGGGCTGTGCCAACCTGGTGAACATCGCCGGAAACCTGCTGCTGATCGACGGCGCCGCCGGGCTGCCGGCCATGGGCGCGGAGGGCGCGGCGCTGGCCTCCACGGCCGCGCGGGCGGTGATGGCCATCGGCATCATCGCCTATATCCTGCGCCTGCGCGAAGTGCGCGCGCTGCCGCGCAGCGGCTTCTGGGGGCCCGGCGGCTGGGCCGCGGGCCGCGCCATCCGCATCATCGGCGTGTCCTCCGGCGCTGCCTTCTTCTTCGAGACCATGGCCTTCGCCGGGCTGAACCAGGTTGCCGGGCTGATCTCTCCCGCTGCCCTCGCGGCCTACACCATCGCCCATCAGGTGGAGGCGACGGTGTTCATGATCGCGCTCGGCCTCTCCGTGGCCACCGCGGTGCGCGTGGGCACCGCGCGCGGCGCGGGCGACATCGCCGAGGCGCGCTTCGCCGGCTGGTCCGGCCTCTCCGCCACGGCGGGAACCATTGCGCTCTGCGCCGTGTTTGTGGTGTGGAAGGCCCCGCTCCTCGGCGCGATCTTCACCAGCGACCCGGCGTTGCTGGCCCGACTCTCCCCGCTGTTCGCGATCCTCGCGATTTCGCTGGTGTTCGACGGCGGACAGGTCGTCGCCGGCCAGTGCAACCGCGCCCTCGGCGACAGCTGGGGCACAACCCTGCGCTTCTTCATCGGCTTCTGGCTGGTGATGCTGCCGCTGGGCATCGTGCTGGGGCTGCACACGCCGATGGGAGAACAGGGCCTGTTCCTCGCCACCGCGCTCGGCTGCTGCACGGCAATGGTGCTGCTCAGCCTGCGCTTCCACGTGCTTCTGCGCCGACTGGAGACCCGACCATGA
- the ppk2 gene encoding polyphosphate kinase 2, whose amino-acid sequence MDELSAEHAEQGGPAPITDDAPKPDAVRHFFRNKAPKKIRQAIEAAGKKDILSPSYPYSRRISKKEYARQMAPLQIELVRMHDWVRRSGARVVVLFEGRDAAGKGGTIKRFTENLNPRTARVVALSTPSDVEAGQWYFQRYIRHLPSAGEIAFFDRSWYNRAVVEPVFGFCTPKQRADFFAQAPQFESMLVEDGIHLIKIWLTVSRAEQLNRFLAREEDPLKHWKLSPIDVQGLSRWDAYSEAIREMFEASHNPVIPWTVVRTDDKKRARLAAIRHVLNTLPYAGKDFAAIGKTDTALCGGPEIMPDENV is encoded by the coding sequence ATGGACGAGTTGAGCGCAGAGCATGCCGAGCAGGGCGGGCCCGCCCCGATCACCGACGACGCGCCGAAGCCCGACGCCGTGCGGCATTTCTTCCGCAACAAGGCGCCGAAGAAGATCCGCCAGGCCATCGAGGCCGCCGGGAAGAAGGACATCCTCTCTCCCAGCTACCCCTACTCCAGGCGCATCTCCAAGAAGGAGTATGCCCGCCAGATGGCGCCGCTGCAGATCGAGCTGGTGCGCATGCATGACTGGGTCCGGCGCAGCGGGGCGCGGGTGGTCGTGCTGTTCGAGGGGCGCGACGCGGCCGGCAAGGGCGGCACCATCAAGCGCTTCACCGAGAACCTGAATCCGCGCACCGCCCGGGTGGTGGCCCTCTCCACCCCGTCGGACGTGGAAGCGGGGCAATGGTATTTCCAGCGCTACATCCGCCACCTGCCCTCCGCCGGCGAGATCGCCTTCTTCGACCGCTCCTGGTACAACCGCGCGGTGGTCGAACCGGTGTTCGGCTTCTGCACCCCGAAACAGCGGGCCGATTTCTTCGCCCAGGCGCCGCAGTTCGAATCGATGCTGGTCGAGGATGGCATCCACCTGATCAAGATCTGGCTGACGGTCAGCCGCGCCGAGCAGCTCAACCGCTTCCTGGCCCGCGAGGAAGACCCGCTCAAGCACTGGAAGCTTTCGCCCATCGACGTGCAGGGCCTCTCGCGCTGGGACGCCTATTCCGAGGCGATCCGCGAGATGTTCGAGGCCAGCCACAACCCGGTGATCCCCTGGACCGTGGTGCGCACCGATGACAAGAAGCGCGCCCGGCTGGCCGCCATTCGCCATGTGCTCAACACCCTGCCCTATGCCGGCAAGGATTTCGCAGCCATCGGCAAGACGGACACCGCGCTCTGCGGCGGCCCGGAAATCATGCCCGACGAGAACGTGTGA
- a CDS encoding lysophospholipid acyltransferase family protein, whose protein sequence is MTPAASRPLGKRLGFAVEYALLRVGVAAISLLPIDRRIAAVGRVGEMLVPRVPALRRRAMANLDLALPGTPPERQEEILREMGNNFGRLLMEYGLLTELMREPERVHLDGPGLQAIRASQAAGRGAIIVSAHFGNWESIRMGLKHAGIECGMIYRAFNNPHFDTLVRGRMLAAGEPVMVKGRKGMRAFVEHLSHGGVALILVDQKQTGAPRLPFMGIPAETVPAAAQLALRHKIPMVPAFGRRLEDGQSFDVTLEAPIEGADALERMVTVNARISDWIRRYPGQWLWLHHRWR, encoded by the coding sequence ATGACCCCAGCCGCCTCGCGCCCCCTCGGCAAGCGCCTCGGCTTCGCGGTGGAATATGCCCTGCTGCGAGTGGGCGTGGCCGCGATCAGCCTGCTGCCCATCGACCGGCGCATCGCGGCCGTCGGCAGGGTGGGCGAGATGCTGGTGCCCCGGGTGCCCGCCCTGCGCCGCCGGGCCATGGCCAATCTCGATCTGGCCCTGCCCGGCACCCCGCCCGAGCGGCAGGAGGAGATCCTGCGCGAGATGGGCAACAATTTCGGCCGCCTGCTGATGGAATACGGCCTGCTCACCGAGCTGATGCGCGAGCCGGAACGCGTGCATCTTGACGGCCCGGGGCTGCAGGCGATCCGTGCCTCCCAGGCCGCGGGGCGCGGTGCGATCATCGTCTCGGCGCATTTCGGCAACTGGGAGAGCATCCGCATGGGGCTGAAGCACGCCGGGATCGAGTGCGGCATGATCTACCGGGCCTTCAACAACCCGCATTTCGACACGCTGGTGCGCGGGCGCATGCTCGCCGCGGGCGAGCCGGTGATGGTGAAGGGCCGCAAGGGCATGCGCGCCTTCGTGGAGCATCTGTCACACGGCGGCGTGGCGCTGATCCTGGTGGACCAGAAGCAGACCGGCGCGCCGCGGCTGCCCTTCATGGGCATCCCGGCCGAAACCGTGCCCGCCGCGGCCCAGCTTGCCCTGCGTCACAAAATTCCCATGGTGCCGGCCTTCGGGCGACGGCTGGAGGACGGGCAGAGTTTCGACGTGACGCTGGAAGCCCCGATCGAAGGCGCGGATGCGCTGGAGCGGATGGTGACGGTGAACGCCCGGATTTCGGACTGGATCCGCAGATACCCCGGCCAGTGGCTCTGGCTGCATCACCGCTGGCGCTGA
- a CDS encoding RDD family protein produces MDGLPDPDHDPQFYDGVPLRRFIAWIIDIVIVGVLTTLALFVLALPSLGLIFFISLGVWAVIDFLYRVMTLSGGSATLGMRMMGIEIRTVTGDRLTSGLAVLHTALYLVCYAAGGLLQIASVVLMVAARPGRGIPDFILGTAAINRPV; encoded by the coding sequence ATGGACGGACTTCCCGACCCGGATCACGACCCGCAGTTCTATGACGGCGTGCCGCTGCGCCGCTTCATCGCCTGGATCATCGACATCGTGATCGTCGGCGTGCTGACCACGCTGGCGCTGTTCGTGCTGGCGCTGCCCAGCCTGGGGCTGATCTTCTTCATCTCGCTGGGCGTCTGGGCGGTGATCGACTTTCTCTACCGGGTGATGACCCTCTCCGGCGGCTCGGCCACGCTGGGCATGCGGATGATGGGCATCGAGATCCGCACCGTCACCGGCGACAGGCTCACCTCCGGTCTCGCGGTCCTGCACACGGCGCTCTACCTCGTCTGCTACGCCGCCGGCGGCCTGCTGCAGATCGCGAGCGTGGTGCTGATGGTTGCCGCCCGGCCCGGACGCGGCATTCCGGACTTCATCCTCGGCACCGCGGCGATCAACCGTCCCGTGTGA
- the infC gene encoding translation initiation factor IF-3 — translation MNDRIRATEIRLIGADGENVGVISPRDALVMAQEAGLDLVEISPNAAPPVCKIMDFGKFKYEQQKKAAEARKNQRVIEIKEVKFRPNIDQHDYDVKMRNVTKFLEEGDKVKVTLRFRGREMAHMELGSQLLRRVAGDVEALGKVESMPKLEGRQMVMVIGPMR, via the coding sequence GTGAACGACCGGATTCGCGCAACCGAAATCCGTCTCATCGGTGCGGACGGAGAGAACGTCGGGGTGATCTCGCCTCGCGATGCGCTTGTGATGGCGCAGGAAGCCGGGCTCGATCTCGTGGAGATCTCGCCCAACGCCGCTCCGCCCGTGTGCAAGATCATGGACTTTGGCAAGTTCAAGTATGAACAGCAGAAGAAGGCGGCGGAAGCGCGCAAGAATCAGCGGGTCATCGAGATCAAGGAAGTGAAGTTCCGTCCGAACATCGATCAGCACGATTACGATGTGAAGATGCGCAACGTCACGAAATTCCTTGAGGAGGGCGACAAGGTCAAGGTCACGCTCCGGTTCCGTGGCCGCGAGATGGCGCATATGGAGCTCGGATCGCAGCTTCTCCGCCGCGTGGCGGGCGATGTCGAAGCCCTTGGCAAGGTCGAATCCATGCCCAAGCTCGAAGGCCGCCAGATGGTGATGGTGATCGGCCCGATGCGCTGA
- a CDS encoding DUF2852 domain-containing protein has product MIDTLTNRLKDVETWLDARGRPAWIASMVLGFVVFWPLGLFLLAYMIWSKRMGCKSNRKAFWANRRTEHESTGNLAFDEYRAETLRRLEEEQTAFRGFMERLRRAKDQAEFERFMDDRRRGRDDSSDAEVVV; this is encoded by the coding sequence ATGATCGACACACTCACCAACAGGTTGAAGGACGTTGAAACCTGGCTCGACGCCAGGGGCAGACCGGCCTGGATCGCCAGCATGGTGCTGGGATTCGTGGTTTTCTGGCCGCTGGGCCTTTTCCTTCTCGCCTACATGATCTGGAGCAAACGCATGGGCTGCAAGAGCAACCGCAAGGCCTTCTGGGCCAATCGCCGTACCGAACACGAGAGCACCGGCAACCTGGCCTTCGACGAATACCGCGCGGAAACCCTGCGCCGTCTCGAGGAAGAGCAGACCGCCTTCCGCGGCTTCATGGAGCGGCTGCGCCGCGCCAAGGACCAGGCCGAGTTCGAGCGCTTCATGGACGACCGCCGCCGCGGCCGCGACGACAGCAGCGACGCCGAGGTGGTCGTCTGA
- a CDS encoding DMT family transporter, which yields MPRKTRIDALGASVLIGFALAMGLNQVMIKLVNGAFHPVFQAGLRSALAFVLILGWARWRGRKLSLTDGSLWPGLLSGVIFSVEFGLLFNGLEYTSVTRSSILFYTMPIWVAAAAHVLIPGERLTPRRLLGLALAIGGVVLALSGNAAPHTAQALTGDLMCLAASFCWTTLVLLVRLSRLNRATAEMQLLYQLGLSAPVLLALTPFLGEAVRSVTPGLMGLFAVQVVAVVSVSFVAWFWVLSVYPTSDVASYGFLSPVFGVLFGWLLLGEPISGRVVGALALVGLGIVLVTRRPAPPAGSA from the coding sequence ATGCCCCGTAAGACCCGGATCGACGCGCTCGGAGCGTCCGTGCTGATCGGCTTCGCGCTGGCGATGGGGCTGAACCAGGTGATGATCAAGCTGGTGAACGGCGCCTTCCACCCGGTGTTCCAGGCCGGTCTGCGCTCCGCCCTCGCCTTCGTGCTGATCCTGGGCTGGGCGCGCTGGCGCGGGCGGAAACTCTCGCTCACCGACGGCAGCCTGTGGCCGGGCCTGCTCTCCGGGGTGATCTTCTCGGTGGAATTCGGCCTGCTGTTCAACGGGTTGGAATATACCTCGGTCACCCGTTCCTCGATCCTGTTCTACACCATGCCGATCTGGGTTGCGGCGGCGGCGCATGTGCTCATCCCCGGTGAGCGGCTCACGCCCCGGCGGCTGCTGGGCCTCGCCCTGGCCATCGGCGGCGTGGTTCTAGCGCTCTCGGGCAATGCCGCTCCCCACACCGCGCAGGCGCTGACGGGCGACCTGATGTGCCTCGCCGCCTCCTTCTGCTGGACCACGCTCGTGCTCCTCGTGCGGCTCAGCCGGCTGAACCGTGCCACGGCGGAAATGCAGCTGCTCTATCAGCTCGGCCTCTCCGCGCCCGTGCTGCTCGCGCTCACGCCGTTCCTCGGCGAGGCGGTGCGCAGCGTCACCCCCGGCCTGATGGGCCTCTTCGCCGTGCAGGTGGTGGCGGTGGTCTCGGTGTCCTTCGTGGCGTGGTTCTGGGTGCTTTCGGTCTATCCCACCTCCGATGTGGCGAGCTACGGCTTCCTCTCACCGGTCTTCGGGGTGCTGTTCGGCTGGCTGCTGCTGGGCGAGCCGATCTCCGGCCGCGTGGTGGGCGCGCTGGCGCTGGTGGGGCTGGGGATCGTGCTGGTCACGCGCAGGCCCGCCCCGCCGGCGGGTTCGGCTTGA
- the thrS gene encoding threonine--tRNA ligase, giving the protein MTSPITITLPDGATRDYEAGVTGMDVAADISKSLAKAAIAVTVNGTFSDLSRPIDTDATLAIHTMKDEAQALELIRHDCAHIMARAVQELWPDTKVTIGPVIENGWYYDFDRDEPFSPEDLEAIEQRMRKIIDARDTVRTELWSRDDAIAHYEKTGEPFKVELVNAIPENQAIRMYWHGHWQDLCRGPHLVHTGQVPRDAFKLMSVAGAYWRGDSRNKMLQRIYGVAFRTKADLTAYLTMLEEAAKRDHRRLGREMDLFHLQEEAPGMVFWHPNGWSLYRTLEDYMRRRLTAADYREVRTPQVVDRKLWEASGHWEKYRENMFITEIDEEHANEKRVNALKPMNCPCHVQIYNQGLKSYRDLPLRMAEFGACHRYESSGSMHGLMRVRGFTQDDAHIFCTEDQIEAETAKFITLLSTVYRDLGFASFDIKFSTRPEVRAGSDEIWDKAEAALEGAVRKVTNDYVVDPGEGAFYGPKLDFKLTDAIGREWQCGTFQADFVLPERLEAEYVGEDGAKHRPVMLHRAILGSFERFIGILIENYAGRFPLWLAPRQVVVASIVSDADEYVDEVVAALRARGLRAEADKRNEKINYKVREHSVGKVPVILALGRQEVEARSVSMRVLGENGQKVMALDEVLTSLATEALPPDLR; this is encoded by the coding sequence ATGACCTCCCCCATCACCATCACCCTGCCCGATGGCGCGACGCGCGACTACGAGGCCGGCGTGACCGGCATGGACGTGGCCGCCGACATCTCCAAGTCGCTCGCCAAGGCCGCCATTGCCGTCACGGTGAACGGCACCTTCAGCGACCTCTCGCGCCCGATCGACACGGACGCCACCCTCGCCATCCACACGATGAAGGACGAGGCGCAGGCGCTCGAACTCATCCGCCATGACTGCGCCCATATCATGGCCCGCGCGGTGCAGGAGCTGTGGCCGGACACGAAGGTCACCATCGGCCCGGTGATCGAGAACGGCTGGTACTACGACTTCGACCGGGACGAGCCCTTCTCGCCCGAGGATCTCGAGGCCATCGAGCAGCGCATGCGCAAGATCATCGATGCGCGCGACACCGTGCGCACCGAGCTCTGGAGCCGTGACGACGCCATCGCCCATTACGAGAAGACCGGCGAGCCCTTCAAGGTGGAGCTGGTGAACGCCATTCCCGAGAACCAGGCCATCCGCATGTACTGGCACGGCCATTGGCAGGACCTCTGCCGCGGCCCGCATCTCGTCCACACCGGGCAGGTGCCGCGCGACGCGTTCAAGCTGATGAGTGTGGCCGGCGCCTACTGGCGCGGCGACAGCCGCAACAAGATGCTCCAGCGCATCTACGGTGTCGCCTTCCGCACCAAGGCCGACCTCACCGCCTATCTCACCATGCTGGAGGAGGCCGCGAAGCGCGACCACCGCCGCCTGGGCCGCGAGATGGACCTCTTCCACCTGCAGGAAGAGGCCCCGGGCATGGTGTTCTGGCACCCCAACGGCTGGTCGCTCTACCGCACGCTGGAGGATTACATGCGCCGCCGCCTCACCGCGGCGGACTACCGCGAGGTGCGCACGCCCCAGGTGGTGGACCGCAAGCTCTGGGAGGCCTCCGGCCACTGGGAGAAGTACCGCGAGAACATGTTCATCACCGAGATCGATGAGGAACATGCGAACGAGAAGCGCGTGAACGCCCTGAAGCCGATGAACTGCCCCTGCCACGTGCAGATCTACAATCAGGGCCTGAAGAGCTACCGCGACCTGCCGCTGCGCATGGCCGAGTTCGGCGCCTGCCACCGCTATGAGAGCTCCGGCTCCATGCACGGGCTGATGCGCGTGCGCGGCTTCACCCAGGACGATGCGCATATCTTCTGCACCGAGGACCAGATCGAGGCGGAGACGGCGAAGTTCATCACCCTGCTCTCCACCGTCTACCGCGACCTCGGGTTTGCCAGCTTCGACATCAAGTTCTCCACCCGGCCGGAGGTGCGCGCCGGCTCCGACGAGATCTGGGACAAGGCGGAGGCGGCGCTGGAGGGCGCGGTGCGCAAGGTCACCAACGATTACGTGGTCGACCCCGGCGAGGGCGCCTTCTACGGGCCGAAGCTGGACTTCAAGCTCACCGATGCCATCGGGCGCGAGTGGCAGTGCGGCACCTTCCAGGCCGATTTCGTGCTGCCCGAGCGGCTGGAGGCCGAGTATGTGGGCGAGGACGGGGCCAAGCACCGCCCCGTCATGCTCCACCGCGCCATCCTCGGCTCCTTCGAGCGCTTCATCGGCATCCTGATCGAGAACTACGCCGGGCGCTTCCCGCTCTGGCTGGCCCCCCGGCAGGTGGTGGTGGCCTCGATCGTCTCGGATGCGGATGAGTATGTCGACGAGGTCGTGGCCGCCCTGCGCGCCCGCGGCCTGCGCGCCGAGGCCGACAAGCGCAACGAGAAGATCAACTACAAGGTGCGCGAGCACTCGGTGGGCAAGGTGCCGGTGATCCTCGCGCTGGGGCGCCAGGAGGTGGAGGCGCGCAGCGTGTCCATGCGCGTTCTGGGCGAAAACGGCCAGAAGGTCATGGCCCTCGACGAGGTGCTCACCAGCCTCGCCACCGAAGCGCTGCCGCCCGATCTGCGCTGA
- a CDS encoding SH3-like domain-containing protein: MPETAVRVKTWPSHGLHVRTPRYLRGKCGVIERDLGSFPNPEELAYGLPGTPPRRLVRVRFTMAEVWGAAAENPADTLDAEIYEHWLEPVEG; the protein is encoded by the coding sequence ATGCCTGAGACCGCGGTGCGCGTGAAGACATGGCCCAGCCACGGGCTTCACGTGCGCACCCCGCGCTACCTGCGCGGCAAGTGCGGCGTGATCGAGCGGGACCTGGGCAGCTTTCCCAACCCCGAGGAACTGGCCTACGGCCTGCCCGGCACCCCGCCGCGGCGGCTGGTCCGGGTGCGCTTCACCATGGCCGAAGTCTGGGGCGCGGCGGCGGAGAACCCGGCCGACACGCTGGACGCGGAAATCTACGAGCACTGGCTCGAACCTGTGGAGGGCTGA
- a CDS encoding TetR/AcrR family transcriptional regulator — protein MADDEKTGRRGYHHGNLREALVDAAIALIEERGPQGFTIAEAARAAGVSPAAPYRHFKGREELIAEVARRGFLIFAEQLEAARARAPGSPLRAFEAVGRAYLDFARTHPGHYIAMFESGLSIAGSADLNDAAGRAIGVLNRSAEQLFAHLPPEKRPPTSMVSHHIWALSHGVVELFTRGGPGRRAPFSPEELLESGSAIYLRGLGLLPDFD, from the coding sequence ATGGCAGACGACGAGAAGACCGGCCGGCGCGGCTATCATCACGGCAACCTGCGCGAGGCGCTGGTGGATGCTGCCATCGCCCTGATCGAGGAGCGCGGGCCGCAGGGCTTCACCATTGCCGAGGCCGCACGGGCCGCGGGCGTGAGCCCGGCCGCGCCCTACCGGCACTTCAAGGGCCGCGAGGAACTCATCGCCGAAGTGGCCCGGCGCGGCTTCCTGATCTTCGCCGAACAGCTCGAGGCCGCCCGCGCCCGCGCGCCCGGCTCGCCCCTGCGCGCCTTCGAGGCGGTGGGCCGGGCCTATCTCGACTTCGCCCGCACCCATCCCGGCCATTACATCGCCATGTTCGAATCCGGCCTCTCCATCGCCGGCAGCGCCGATCTCAACGATGCCGCCGGCCGGGCCATCGGGGTTCTGAACCGCTCGGCGGAGCAACTCTTCGCCCACCTCCCCCCCGAAAAGCGGCCGCCCACCAGCATGGTGAGCCATCACATCTGGGCGCTGTCGCACGGGGTGGTGGAGCTGTTCACCCGGGGCGGGCCGGGCCGCCGGGCGCCGTTCTCCCCCGAGGAACTGCTGGAATCCGGCTCCGCGATCTACCTGCGCGGCCTCGGCCTGCTGCCGGACTTCGACTGA
- a CDS encoding SH3-like domain-containing protein: MSTDPEKTLRYHDMGGLEAGPVDLSEHDYALWEKRVDALMVLSTSRGLFTVDGLRRAIEDMGPDAYETMSYYERWIYSVNRNLIEAGAYTADELAARLQAVAARGADYATCSLAEPGDA, from the coding sequence ATGAGCACAGATCCCGAAAAGACTCTCCGCTACCACGACATGGGCGGCCTCGAGGCCGGCCCGGTGGACCTGTCGGAGCATGATTATGCCCTGTGGGAAAAGCGCGTCGACGCGCTGATGGTCCTCTCCACCTCGCGGGGCCTGTTCACCGTGGACGGCCTGCGCCGTGCCATCGAGGACATGGGCCCGGACGCCTACGAGACCATGAGCTATTACGAGCGCTGGATCTACTCGGTGAACCGCAACCTCATAGAGGCGGGCGCCTACACGGCCGACGAGCTGGCCGCGCGCCTGCAGGCCGTGGCCGCGCGCGGGGCCGATTACGCCACCTGTTCGCTGGCGGAGCCCGGAGATGCCTGA
- the nthA gene encoding nitrile hydratase subunit alpha produces MPHDHADHSHDHEHHHEGMSPSGHPYRKDQDGPLTHWQAMEIAVRELLVEKGIFTPAEISAAIGRMDARSPADGARVVARAWTDPAYKARLMADGSAAAAELGCTVDALKLVVVENTADTHNVVVCTLCSCYPRNLLGLPPDWYKNRAYRSRVVREPRKVLGEFGLDLPDTTRVRVHDSTADMRYIVLPLRPDGTEGWSAEQLAALVTRDSMIGVGVASAPA; encoded by the coding sequence ATGCCGCATGACCACGCCGACCATTCCCACGATCACGAACACCACCATGAGGGGATGAGCCCGTCCGGCCACCCTTACAGGAAGGATCAGGATGGGCCGCTGACCCATTGGCAGGCAATGGAAATCGCCGTTCGGGAGCTGCTGGTGGAAAAGGGCATCTTCACCCCGGCCGAGATCTCCGCCGCCATCGGGCGCATGGACGCGCGCTCCCCGGCCGATGGCGCCCGGGTGGTGGCCCGCGCCTGGACCGACCCGGCCTACAAGGCCCGGCTGATGGCGGATGGCTCCGCCGCCGCGGCGGAACTCGGCTGCACCGTCGACGCGCTGAAACTGGTGGTGGTGGAGAACACGGCGGACACGCATAACGTCGTGGTCTGCACGCTCTGCTCCTGCTACCCGCGCAACCTGCTGGGCCTGCCGCCCGACTGGTACAAGAACCGCGCCTATCGCAGCCGCGTGGTGCGCGAGCCGCGCAAGGTGCTGGGCGAATTCGGGCTGGACCTGCCGGACACCACCCGCGTGCGGGTGCACGATTCCACCGCGGACATGCGCTACATCGTTCTGCCGCTGCGCCCGGACGGCACCGAGGGCTGGAGCGCGGAGCAGCTCGCCGCCCTTGTCACCCGCGACAGCATGATCGGCGTCGGCGTGGCCTCGGCCCCGGCGTGA
- a CDS encoding arginyltransferase, which yields MRHTGTLTPQFFVTAPQPCPYLAGRQERKLFTALYGDNSVALNDTLSRKGFRRSQNVLYRPSCADCAACLSARLPVADFRPSRSQARVLKRNSDIVRRSNAPWATEEQFELFRAYLDARHADGGMAEMDEIEFAAMIEESPVRTRVVEYRLPEENDRLIAVCLTDLLADGVSMVYSFFDTALEKRSLGAFMILDHIRIAGDAQLPFVYLGYWVPGSPKMAYKARYRPFEIYQGGRWLRVDRPDAVRTDEHPLSSTPILEQVAEITSRELMDDR from the coding sequence ATGCGCCACACCGGTACCCTCACGCCCCAGTTCTTCGTCACGGCCCCCCAGCCGTGCCCCTATCTGGCCGGCCGCCAGGAGCGGAAGCTGTTCACCGCGCTTTACGGGGACAATTCGGTGGCGCTGAACGACACGCTGTCGCGCAAGGGGTTCCGGCGCAGCCAGAACGTGCTCTACCGCCCCTCCTGCGCGGATTGTGCCGCCTGCCTCTCCGCCCGCCTGCCGGTGGCGGACTTCAGGCCCTCGCGCTCGCAGGCCCGGGTGCTGAAGCGCAATTCCGACATCGTGCGCCGCTCCAACGCCCCCTGGGCGACGGAGGAGCAGTTCGAGCTGTTCCGCGCCTATCTCGACGCCCGCCACGCCGATGGCGGCATGGCGGAGATGGACGAGATCGAGTTCGCCGCGATGATCGAGGAGAGCCCGGTGCGCACCCGCGTGGTGGAATACCGCCTGCCGGAGGAGAATGACCGGCTCATTGCCGTCTGCCTCACCGACCTGCTCGCGGACGGCGTGTCCATGGTCTATTCCTTCTTCGACACCGCGCTGGAGAAGCGCAGCCTCGGCGCCTTCATGATCCTTGATCACATCCGCATCGCGGGGGACGCGCAATTGCCCTTCGTCTATCTCGGCTACTGGGTGCCCGGCAGCCCGAAGATGGCCTACAAAGCGCGCTACCGCCCGTTCGAGATCTACCAGGGCGGGCGCTGGCTCAGGGTGGACCGTCCTGACGCGGTGCGCACGGACGAGCATCCGCTCTCCTCCACCCCCATCCTCGAACAGGTGGCCGAAATCACCTCGCGGGAGCTGATGGACGACCGCTGA